The following proteins are co-located in the Leptodactylus fuscus isolate aLepFus1 chromosome 8, aLepFus1.hap2, whole genome shotgun sequence genome:
- the LOC142216259 gene encoding apoptosis-associated speck-like protein containing a CARD, translated as MAVSDQDLIFSVLQELDKDSFKMFKAVLRDEQFLGSHDFQPIPRVQLEDKDRIDVTDRLISHYTREGALKVTSIVLKKIKQTELAKRLTECIWNNPPLNVQMNMR; from the exons ATGGCTGTAAGTGATCAGGACCTCATCTTCTCCGTCCTCCAGGAACTTGATAAGGACAGCTTTAAAATGTTTAAAGCGGTCCTGAGAGATGAGCAATTTTTAGGAAGTCATGACTTCCAGCCCATTCCTAGAGTGCAACTGGAGGATAAAGACCGTATTGATGTGACAGATCGTCTCATCAGTCACTACACGAGAGAAGGAGCCCTGAAGGTCACGTCCATAGTCCTGAAGAAGATCAAACAGACAGAGCTGGCCAAGAGATTGACTGAATGTATCTG GAACAATCCCCCTCTGAACGTACAGATGAACATGAGATGA
- the LOC142217590 gene encoding cardiotrophin-1-like isoform X1, which translates to MEIIAVEHLAGILSLSQEQDGKESKRQALLLVSMAKSQADSLVEQYLSHQGAPFSVNGAAVPQATIEDLPTLDQNNLPSSPWKRLTLSLRAFLSLSEWLASVLLWQRSLNPKAWELLNLLEIAENNSKAISSNLTTLLEKQDVSSPSLTTLSTTMKKKVAGYMVCKSFYEWLTQTERDLVILLAESPV; encoded by the exons ATGGAGATCATTGCAG TAGAACATCTGGCTGGAATTCTGAGTCTCTCGCAAGAACAAGATGGGAAGGAATCCAAGCGGCAGGCGCTGCTACTGGTCTCCATGGCAAAGTCCCAAGCTGACAGCCTAGTGGAGCAATAC CTCAGTCATCAAGGGGCTCCATTTTCAGTTAACGGAGCTGCTGTCCCTCAAGCCACGATAGAAGACCTGCCAACTCTGGATCAGAACAACCTCCCGTCCTCTCCGTGGAAGCGCCTAACTCTAAGCCTCCGAGCCTTCTTGTCTCTGAGTGAGTGGTTGGCTTCAGTTCTTCTATGGCAGAGATCCCTCAATCCTAAAGCCTGGGAACTTCTCAACCTCCTTGAAATTGCAGAGAATAATTCCAAAGCCATCAGCTCCAACCTAACCACACTCCTGGAGAAGCAAGAtgtttcttctccttctctgaCAACGCTTTCAACCACCATGAAGAAAAAGGTGGCTGGGTACATGGTGTGTAAGAGCTTTTACGAGTGGCTCACCCAAACAGAGAGGGACCTGGTGATCCTCCTAGCCGAAAGCCCCGTGTAG
- the LOC142217590 gene encoding cardiotrophin-1-like isoform X2, which translates to MEIIAEHLAGILSLSQEQDGKESKRQALLLVSMAKSQADSLVEQYLSHQGAPFSVNGAAVPQATIEDLPTLDQNNLPSSPWKRLTLSLRAFLSLSEWLASVLLWQRSLNPKAWELLNLLEIAENNSKAISSNLTTLLEKQDVSSPSLTTLSTTMKKKVAGYMVCKSFYEWLTQTERDLVILLAESPV; encoded by the exons ATGGAGATCATTGCAG AACATCTGGCTGGAATTCTGAGTCTCTCGCAAGAACAAGATGGGAAGGAATCCAAGCGGCAGGCGCTGCTACTGGTCTCCATGGCAAAGTCCCAAGCTGACAGCCTAGTGGAGCAATAC CTCAGTCATCAAGGGGCTCCATTTTCAGTTAACGGAGCTGCTGTCCCTCAAGCCACGATAGAAGACCTGCCAACTCTGGATCAGAACAACCTCCCGTCCTCTCCGTGGAAGCGCCTAACTCTAAGCCTCCGAGCCTTCTTGTCTCTGAGTGAGTGGTTGGCTTCAGTTCTTCTATGGCAGAGATCCCTCAATCCTAAAGCCTGGGAACTTCTCAACCTCCTTGAAATTGCAGAGAATAATTCCAAAGCCATCAGCTCCAACCTAACCACACTCCTGGAGAAGCAAGAtgtttcttctccttctctgaCAACGCTTTCAACCACCATGAAGAAAAAGGTGGCTGGGTACATGGTGTGTAAGAGCTTTTACGAGTGGCTCACCCAAACAGAGAGGGACCTGGTGATCCTCCTAGCCGAAAGCCCCGTGTAG